From the Paenibacillus sp. FSL H8-0548 genome, one window contains:
- the der gene encoding ribosome biogenesis GTPase Der, producing the protein MARPVIAIVGRPNVGKSTIFNRVIGDRLAIVEDKPGVTRDRLYGTGEWNGKAFSIIDTGGIEIDGEDEIMKSVRMQAELAIEEADVIIFMADAKSGLTHADDEVAQMLFRSGKPVVLAVNKVDNQGRMDEVYEFYGLGFGEPLAISGSHGLGIGDLLDATVALLPELIDDEYDEDVIRVALIGRPNVGKSSLVNALLGEDRVIVSNVAGTTRDAIDTPFERDGQRYVLIDTAGMRKRGKVYESTEKYSVMRAMKAIERADVVLVLINGEEGIIEQDKHIAGYAHEAGKASIFVVNKWDVVDKDEKTMQNFSQNIRDHFLFMSYAPIVYLSALTKQRLQKLLPVVKHVSDQHSMRIQTHLLNDVVSDAVAINPPPSDKGKRLRINYVTQVAIKPPTIVVFVNDPEIMHFSYERYLENKIRAAFNFEGTPIRIFSRRKSEED; encoded by the coding sequence ATGGCAAGACCCGTTATCGCTATCGTTGGCCGTCCGAATGTGGGTAAATCCACGATTTTTAATCGGGTAATCGGCGACCGTCTAGCAATTGTTGAGGATAAACCGGGAGTCACACGTGACAGATTGTACGGCACCGGAGAGTGGAATGGCAAAGCGTTCAGTATTATTGATACTGGCGGTATTGAAATTGATGGCGAAGATGAAATTATGAAATCTGTACGTATGCAGGCAGAGCTCGCAATTGAAGAAGCAGATGTAATTATCTTTATGGCCGATGCAAAATCAGGCTTGACGCATGCGGATGATGAAGTAGCTCAAATGCTTTTTCGTTCGGGCAAGCCCGTTGTACTGGCAGTAAATAAAGTAGATAATCAAGGACGTATGGATGAGGTTTACGAGTTTTATGGCCTAGGCTTTGGAGAGCCGCTCGCTATTTCTGGTTCCCATGGTCTCGGGATAGGTGATCTGCTTGATGCTACAGTTGCACTATTGCCTGAGCTAATTGACGATGAGTATGACGAGGATGTTATTCGAGTAGCGTTAATCGGACGTCCTAACGTTGGGAAATCCTCCTTGGTCAATGCGCTGCTCGGTGAAGATCGTGTAATCGTCAGCAATGTGGCGGGTACGACGCGTGATGCTATTGATACACCGTTTGAGCGTGATGGACAACGGTATGTGCTTATCGATACTGCTGGTATGCGTAAACGCGGCAAGGTGTATGAGTCTACGGAGAAATATAGCGTAATGCGTGCAATGAAAGCAATCGAGCGTGCTGACGTTGTTCTTGTGCTGATCAATGGCGAAGAAGGCATTATTGAGCAGGACAAGCATATTGCTGGTTATGCTCATGAAGCGGGCAAAGCATCGATCTTCGTTGTAAACAAGTGGGATGTCGTCGATAAAGACGAGAAAACGATGCAAAACTTCTCGCAAAATATTCGTGATCACTTCTTGTTTATGTCCTATGCACCAATCGTTTATCTATCTGCACTGACGAAACAGCGCTTACAAAAGCTGCTTCCTGTCGTTAAGCATGTATCTGATCAGCACTCGATGCGTATTCAAACACATTTGCTTAATGATGTGGTATCAGATGCTGTAGCTATTAATCCGCCGCCGTCAGATAAAGGGAAACGTCTGCGCATCAACTACGTTACGCAGGTGGCTATCAAGCCGCCAACGATCGTTGTTTTCGTTAATGATCCGGAAATTATGCATTTCTCGTATGAACGCTATTTGGAAAATAAAATTCGTGCAGCATTTAATTTTGAAGGGACGCCAATACGAATATTCTCACGTCGTAAGTCCGAAGAAGATTAG
- a CDS encoding HU family DNA-binding protein has translation MNKTDLITKVAELTDLSKKDATKAVDAVFDAISDALQSGDKVQLVGFGNFEVRERQARKGRNPQTGDPIDIAASKTPAFKPGKSLKDLVSN, from the coding sequence ATGAACAAAACAGATTTGATTACGAAAGTGGCTGAATTGACTGATCTTTCTAAGAAAGATGCAACAAAAGCTGTAGATGCGGTTTTTGATGCTATTTCCGATGCACTGCAAAGCGGAGATAAAGTACAGCTAGTTGGATTTGGGAATTTTGAAGTTCGCGAGCGTCAAGCCCGTAAAGGCCGCAACCCGCAAACTGGAGATCCAATCGATATCGCTGCAAGCAAAACGCCTGCTTTTAAACCAGGGAAATCACTTAAGGATCTTGTATCCAATTAA
- a CDS encoding 2Fe-2S iron-sulfur cluster-binding protein — MDGEVTFWPSGKSIKVKQGTTLLDAARRANLPIRTRCGGKAACFMCKVSVRPGSELQPIGENERRKLSGLEGDHIRLSCQARVAGKVIVDIPLDPLRAAVERQLARQAEENDDLW; from the coding sequence GTGGACGGTGAGGTAACCTTTTGGCCATCGGGAAAATCGATTAAGGTGAAGCAAGGAACTACGCTGCTAGACGCCGCCAGACGCGCTAATTTGCCAATCCGGACGCGCTGCGGGGGTAAAGCTGCCTGCTTCATGTGCAAGGTCAGTGTGAGGCCTGGGAGCGAGCTGCAGCCGATAGGTGAAAATGAAAGACGGAAGCTGTCAGGACTAGAAGGCGATCATATTCGCTTATCCTGTCAAGCAAGAGTAGCAGGGAAGGTTATTGTCGATATTCCACTTGATCCGCTGCGTGCAGCTGTGGAGCGTCAGCTGGCTCGGCAAGCAGAGGAAAACGACGATTTATGGTAA
- the spoIVA gene encoding stage IV sporulation protein A — protein MEKVDIFKDIAERTGGDIYLGVVGAVRTGKSTFIKRFMETIVLPNIANESDRVRAVDELPQSAAGKTIMTTEPKFVPNQAVQLRVTDGLEVNVRLVDCVGYAVEGAKGYEDENGPRMITTPWFDEPIPFQEAAEIGTRKVIQEHSTLGVVVTTDGTIAEIPRSSYVVAEERVINELKEVGKPFVLVINSTRPKSEEALQLRSELQAKYDIPVMTLSVATMGEEEVISVLREVLYEFPVHEVNVNLPSWVMVLNERHWLRSNYESSVRDTVKDIRRLRDVDRVVTQFMEYDFIARAGLSGMNMGQGVAEIDLYAPDELYDRILMEVVGVEIRGKDHLLQLMQEFSHAKREYDRFAEALEMVKTTGYGIAAPSLAEMALDEPELIRQGSRFGVRLKATAPSIHMIRVDVESEFAPIIGTEKQSEELVRYLMQDFENDPIKIWESDIFGRSLHSIVREGIQGKIAMMPDNARYKLQETLGRIINEGSGGLIAIIL, from the coding sequence GTGGAGAAAGTAGATATTTTCAAGGACATAGCCGAAAGAACCGGCGGGGATATTTACCTCGGGGTTGTAGGAGCGGTCCGGACGGGCAAATCAACGTTTATCAAGCGGTTTATGGAGACGATTGTACTTCCGAACATTGCTAACGAGTCAGACCGTGTGAGAGCCGTGGACGAACTTCCTCAAAGCGCCGCAGGCAAAACGATTATGACAACAGAGCCTAAATTTGTTCCAAATCAAGCGGTACAGCTCAGGGTTACCGATGGACTTGAGGTAAACGTGAGACTTGTCGATTGTGTTGGTTATGCAGTTGAGGGCGCGAAGGGCTATGAGGATGAAAATGGTCCGCGAATGATCACGACTCCGTGGTTTGATGAGCCGATCCCGTTTCAAGAGGCTGCTGAGATCGGCACTAGAAAAGTTATTCAAGAGCATTCCACACTAGGTGTTGTTGTTACAACAGATGGAACCATTGCGGAAATTCCACGCAGCTCTTATGTTGTTGCAGAAGAACGCGTCATCAATGAGCTGAAGGAAGTCGGAAAACCATTCGTGCTTGTCATTAACTCCACTCGTCCAAAGAGTGAGGAAGCACTGCAGCTTCGCAGTGAGCTTCAAGCCAAATACGATATTCCAGTCATGACGCTCAGCGTGGCGACGATGGGTGAAGAAGAGGTCATTTCGGTACTGCGTGAAGTGCTCTACGAGTTCCCTGTTCATGAGGTAAATGTTAATCTTCCTAGCTGGGTTATGGTACTTAACGAGAGACACTGGCTGCGCAGCAACTACGAAAGCTCTGTTAGAGATACGGTAAAGGACATTCGCCGTCTGCGGGATGTGGACCGCGTTGTTACACAGTTCATGGAATATGATTTCATTGCCCGCGCGGGTCTAAGCGGAATGAATATGGGGCAGGGTGTCGCAGAAATCGATCTGTATGCGCCTGATGAGCTTTACGACCGCATTTTGATGGAGGTTGTCGGCGTCGAAATCCGAGGCAAGGATCATCTGCTGCAGCTTATGCAGGAGTTCTCTCATGCCAAAAGGGAATATGACCGTTTCGCAGAAGCACTTGAAATGGTCAAAACAACGGGATACGGCATTGCGGCTCCTAGCCTTGCGGAAATGGCACTCGATGAGCCTGAGCTCATACGACAAGGCTCACGCTTTGGCGTTAGATTAAAGGCGACAGCACCGTCTATCCATATGATCCGTGTAGATGTAGAATCGGAGTTCGCTCCAATTATCGGCACGGAGAAGCAGAGTGAAGAGCTGGTCAGATACTTAATGCAAGACTTTGAGAATGATCCGATCAAAATCTGGGAGTCTGATATATTCGGGCGCTCCCTGCATTCCATCGTACGTGAGGGCATTCAAGGCAAAATTGCCATGATGCCGGATAATGCACGCTACAAGCTGCAGGAAACACTCGGCCGAATTATCAATGAGGGCTCAGGCGGGTTAATTGCAATCATTCTTTAA
- a CDS encoding DUF2768 family protein, producing the protein MDAMTKMWVSLFGIGMMAIAALIITFARMKTKGVVKFVLSLIAFVVLIIGFICGLLSII; encoded by the coding sequence ATGGATGCAATGACTAAAATGTGGGTCTCATTATTCGGTATCGGAATGATGGCGATAGCGGCTTTGATTATTACGTTCGCTCGGATGAAAACAAAGGGCGTCGTCAAATTTGTATTATCGTTAATTGCTTTCGTTGTTTTGATTATTGGATTTATTTGTGGCTTGCTTTCTATTATTTAG
- a CDS encoding DUF3939 domain-containing protein: MKNLFRLRAGGQRRYLSSSAALVALFVMMLTLSGCMYPKDQLKQNQVAPKDAIRNVQAAIDQYQEETSMLPIKNSTAETPKYEKFYIDFAKLSRTGYLTDIPTSAFENGGNYSYLVIDEETKPTVKLLDIITFQKINDIQGWVRAYIQTNSVLPKGEEMYPGFYQIDYKSMNKTAPVIRSVFSGQTLQAIVDENGVVYTDYGIDIMQFVQKNENIAIDAETDLRSLLVDKSDYVPVKAPLYRLVNEEPQAVQP, encoded by the coding sequence ATGAAAAATTTATTTCGATTGCGGGCGGGGGGACAGCGCCGGTATTTAAGCTCTTCGGCGGCGCTTGTTGCTTTATTTGTCATGATGCTGACACTATCTGGCTGTATGTATCCGAAGGATCAATTGAAGCAGAATCAGGTCGCGCCAAAGGATGCTATACGCAACGTGCAGGCAGCCATTGATCAATATCAGGAAGAAACCAGCATGCTGCCAATCAAAAACAGCACGGCAGAGACACCGAAGTATGAAAAGTTTTACATCGATTTTGCGAAGCTCAGTCGGACAGGCTATTTAACGGATATACCTACCTCCGCATTTGAAAATGGAGGCAACTACAGCTATCTTGTCATTGATGAGGAGACTAAGCCTACAGTTAAGCTGCTCGACATTATTACTTTCCAAAAAATCAACGATATTCAAGGCTGGGTAAGGGCATATATTCAAACGAACAGTGTTCTTCCAAAGGGAGAGGAAATGTACCCTGGTTTTTATCAAATTGATTACAAAAGCATGAATAAGACTGCACCCGTTATTCGAAGCGTCTTTTCCGGTCAAACGCTTCAAGCTATCGTTGATGAGAACGGTGTAGTGTACACAGATTACGGCATTGATATTATGCAATTCGTGCAGAAGAATGAGAATATTGCGATTGATGCCGAGACGGATTTGCGAAGCCTATTAGTGGATAAATCCGATTATGTTCCGGTAAAAGCGCCCCTCTATCGATTGGTGAACGAGGAGCCTCAGGCGGTACAGCCTTGA
- a CDS encoding stage VI sporulation protein F, translating into MAKDFSKDILNSINKKTGKSISENSVKKLASGVTAETMTDEAELRKLIKQVSEMAKVKVAESTVNDIVKAVKASGMSASNMESLMKMMIKK; encoded by the coding sequence TTGGCGAAGGATTTTTCCAAAGACATTCTCAATTCAATTAATAAAAAAACCGGCAAAAGCATTTCTGAAAACTCGGTTAAGAAACTTGCGAGCGGCGTTACAGCGGAAACGATGACAGATGAAGCTGAGCTGCGCAAGCTCATTAAGCAAGTGTCGGAAATGGCTAAGGTGAAAGTTGCAGAGTCGACAGTTAATGACATCGTAAAGGCTGTCAAAGCGAGTGGCATGAGCGCTAGCAATATGGAAAGTCTCATGAAAATGATGATAAAAAAATAA
- the mtrB gene encoding trp RNA-binding attenuation protein MtrB gives MEPTHGEYIVVKAKDQGVQVIGLTRGHDTKFHHTEKLDKNEILICQFTDHTSAIKIRGKAVVMTKYGTMETDQ, from the coding sequence ATGGAGCCTACACATGGCGAGTATATTGTCGTAAAAGCAAAGGATCAGGGCGTACAGGTCATCGGTTTAACACGCGGGCATGACACAAAATTTCATCACACGGAAAAATTGGACAAAAACGAAATCTTAATTTGCCAATTTACAGATCATACCTCAGCGATCAAAATTCGGGGTAAAGCGGTCGTAATGACGAAATACGGTACGATGGAAACTGATCAATAA
- the plsY gene encoding glycerol-3-phosphate 1-O-acyltransferase PlsY, with amino-acid sequence MLYGVIAIALSYLLGSVSFSIVIAKWVKGIDIRQHGSGNAGATNTLRVLGKGPGLLVFLLDIAKGVAAVWIGHALGENDWIPVICGLAAIIGHNWPIWFRFKGGKGIATTVGVIATLAFIPALLAGAVAIATIALTRYVSLGSLLFAALTPLFICIFYFSVPLLCASLLICIFAFVRHRSNIVKLLQGTENKLGAKKG; translated from the coding sequence TTGTTATATGGAGTAATCGCGATTGCTTTAAGCTATTTATTAGGTTCAGTTTCATTTAGTATAGTTATTGCCAAATGGGTAAAGGGTATTGATATCCGTCAGCATGGCAGTGGCAATGCAGGGGCTACGAATACACTCAGAGTGCTCGGCAAAGGGCCGGGCTTACTGGTGTTTCTGCTTGACATTGCCAAGGGGGTTGCGGCGGTGTGGATAGGACATGCTCTTGGTGAAAACGATTGGATTCCAGTTATATGCGGTCTTGCCGCTATTATCGGTCATAACTGGCCTATTTGGTTTCGATTCAAGGGTGGAAAAGGAATTGCTACGACTGTAGGTGTCATTGCGACACTTGCCTTTATTCCCGCCCTTCTTGCAGGAGCTGTTGCTATTGCGACGATCGCTTTAACCAGATACGTTTCTTTGGGCTCATTATTGTTTGCTGCTTTAACGCCATTATTCATTTGTATCTTTTATTTTTCTGTACCTTTACTTTGTGCAAGTCTTCTGATCTGTATATTTGCTTTTGTACGCCATCGGTCGAATATCGTAAAGCTGCTCCAAGGCACAGAAAACAAGCTGGGTGCAAAGAAAGGATAG
- a CDS encoding NAD(P)H-dependent glycerol-3-phosphate dehydrogenase → MTEVNPSTTKKAAVLVAGSWGTALASVLAKNGYHVMLWTRSEEQAEGINRDHENSRFLPGVQLPVLLHATTDMKHALQDAELALFVAPSGAMREVAKQAAPFLANSTLVVHATKGFETDTLKRMTTVLSEELGRSGEELVVLSGPSHAEEVIREQPTTVVVASANIRAAEQAQDALMNTHFRVYTNPDVVGVEVAGAIKNIIALGAGLTDGLQYGDNAKAALLTRGLAEIGRLGAAMGANPLTFAGLAGVGDLVVTCTSKHSRNWRAGYMLADGTPLAEVLERMGMVVEGVRTTRAAYVLAKQYDVEMPITFQLYEVLFEGKAPRAAVEQLMGRLRTHEIEELG, encoded by the coding sequence ATGACAGAGGTAAACCCATCAACGACGAAAAAAGCAGCCGTATTAGTAGCAGGGAGCTGGGGAACCGCCCTTGCTTCTGTGCTTGCGAAAAACGGGTATCATGTGATGCTTTGGACGCGCAGCGAGGAACAAGCAGAGGGCATTAACCGAGATCATGAGAACAGCAGGTTTTTGCCAGGTGTTCAGCTGCCAGTTCTTTTGCATGCTACAACGGATATGAAGCACGCGCTGCAGGATGCTGAGCTTGCCTTGTTTGTGGCACCGTCAGGAGCTATGCGTGAGGTAGCTAAGCAAGCAGCGCCATTTCTAGCTAACAGTACACTTGTTGTACACGCTACTAAGGGCTTTGAAACGGATACGCTAAAGAGGATGACAACGGTTCTGTCTGAGGAGCTCGGCCGATCAGGCGAAGAGCTCGTTGTGCTTTCAGGGCCTAGTCATGCAGAGGAGGTTATTCGCGAGCAGCCGACGACCGTAGTCGTTGCTTCTGCTAATATCCGAGCTGCAGAACAGGCGCAGGATGCACTTATGAATACACATTTTCGTGTATATACGAATCCTGATGTCGTAGGCGTAGAAGTAGCTGGTGCAATAAAAAATATTATTGCTTTAGGTGCGGGGTTGACCGATGGCCTGCAGTATGGCGATAATGCCAAGGCTGCATTGCTCACTCGAGGTCTAGCTGAGATCGGCAGGCTCGGTGCGGCAATGGGGGCTAATCCGTTGACCTTTGCAGGCCTAGCCGGCGTAGGTGATCTTGTCGTTACCTGTACGAGCAAGCACAGCCGCAACTGGCGTGCAGGCTATATGCTTGCCGATGGAACACCGCTTGCAGAGGTGCTGGAGCGGATGGGAATGGTTGTAGAAGGTGTTCGTACTACTCGTGCTGCCTATGTCTTAGCCAAGCAATACGATGTAGAAATGCCGATTACGTTTCAGCTTTATGAGGTTTTGTTTGAAGGCAAAGCTCCTCGTGCTGCTGTTGAGCAGCTGATGGGACGTCTTCGTACGCATGAAATTGAAGAATTAGGCTAA
- a CDS encoding 2Fe-2S iron-sulfur cluster-binding protein, with amino-acid sequence MIELKGRTKTAVVQAEAGLSLLDLAMKHEVDWSFSCARGTCARCRCLVTEGLDQLEGITDEEWDRLEPEEFEEGYRLGCQAIVKHSDAKISAANKPYF; translated from the coding sequence ATGATTGAATTAAAGGGGAGAACGAAAACAGCTGTAGTACAAGCGGAAGCAGGCCTGTCGCTGCTGGATCTTGCGATGAAGCATGAAGTGGATTGGAGCTTTTCTTGCGCAAGGGGAACCTGTGCTCGCTGTCGCTGCTTAGTAACGGAAGGGCTCGATCAGCTTGAGGGGATTACGGATGAAGAATGGGATCGTTTAGAGCCAGAGGAATTTGAGGAAGGTTATCGACTTGGCTGTCAGGCTATTGTAAAGCATTCTGATGCCAAAATATCCGCTGCAAACAAGCCGTATTTTTGA
- a CDS encoding YIEGIA family protein has translation MHEFLIQNKLLAGVLLGIVFGIISRLLMLRTDYRQYPTYPHGRIIHIALGVIAAALGSVFVPALYNKDYTAITFLTLAAQQFRDVRKMERETLTKIDSMELVGRGSTYIEGIAMVFEGRNYLVIMSALLTSMFGILVNIWVGILAGIISLVIVEKLKSGKAISHIAAVQAAEVRVDGPDLFVDNVYIMNVGLKANQEIIAERGMGFILTPYNANGKVTLSNLGQRQAILYDVATILGVYRDDGEPALIPMAKLDMKDGRLAVFILPQELDSSKGKEVILRVPILESAVRMPTEASVNKEGAGEHG, from the coding sequence ATGCACGAATTTCTCATCCAAAATAAACTTTTGGCAGGCGTGCTTCTCGGTATCGTCTTTGGTATTATTTCGCGTTTGCTAATGCTAAGAACCGATTATCGACAGTATCCGACATATCCGCACGGTCGTATCATTCATATCGCTTTAGGAGTCATTGCAGCTGCGCTTGGCTCCGTTTTCGTACCTGCTTTATATAACAAAGACTATACAGCGATTACGTTTTTAACTTTGGCTGCTCAGCAATTTAGAGATGTTCGGAAGATGGAGAGGGAGACGTTGACCAAAATTGACAGCATGGAGCTGGTTGGACGCGGCTCGACCTATATTGAAGGCATTGCTATGGTTTTTGAGGGAAGAAACTATTTGGTTATTATGAGCGCTTTGTTAACGAGCATGTTTGGCATATTAGTGAATATATGGGTGGGGATATTAGCTGGAATAATATCTCTTGTTATTGTGGAGAAGCTTAAATCAGGCAAAGCTATATCACATATTGCTGCAGTGCAGGCTGCCGAGGTGCGAGTTGATGGACCTGATCTGTTCGTTGATAACGTTTATATTATGAATGTGGGCTTGAAGGCCAATCAAGAAATCATCGCGGAACGCGGCATGGGCTTTATATTAACGCCTTATAATGCGAATGGAAAGGTCACGTTAAGCAATCTTGGGCAGAGGCAAGCGATTTTGTATGATGTGGCGACCATTCTTGGAGTATATCGCGATGACGGGGAACCAGCATTAATCCCAATGGCTAAGCTTGATATGAAGGATGGACGGCTTGCTGTATTTATTTTGCCGCAGGAGCTTGATTCAAGCAAAGGGAAGGAAGTTATTTTGCGAGTGCCGATATTAGAGTCTGCAGTTCGGATGCCTACTGAAGCATCGGTTAACAAGGAAGGGGCAGGCGAGCATGGCTGA